The Sorangiineae bacterium MSr11954 DNA segment ATCGACGCTGAGAAGGAGCTCCTCCGGCGACTCCCAGAGGCTCACCAGCGGGGTCCACGCCTGGGGCTGCGCCGTCGGCTGACCGGTCGCCACTCCCAGTATCTGGTTCAGTCGCTCGATCTGCTCCTGTACGTGCTCGACCGGATCCCGCTCCGCCGGAATCGGTGCGAACGGAGCCTTGAGTTCCGGAGCTTCCTGTCCCGTGAGTGATCGGTACAGATTTTCGACCTTTCCGATCGTTTCGTCGATTTCGGTCATCGCTCATCGCCTCCCCACGTAGAAATGCCCGGCAATACGGGCGGCTAACGTGTTCCTTTTCAAGGAGCTCGAAACTGGCTCCCTTGTGTGAGCCTGTTTGGTTCCTTCGGTGAGATTGCGACGGCGACCTTACAACGAAGACATTGAACGATTGCTACTTTAAAGAAGCTGGACCAGAAATTAAAAATGGGTCTAGCTACGGGCGAATCGAATCTTAATTTACTTATTCCCCGTTGTGCTCCCTGGCTCCCCCGCCGCCCTGCGCACGCGCATCCGAAGGGCCCCACGGCGGCCCCGAGCCGGAGTGCAGCCGCCCGCGATTTCTCGCAATTTCCGCATAAATCCAGGTGAAAACGCGGTGGCGGACGAGCGACCGTTGGATGACCCATCCTGACGGCCGCGCTCAGCTCCAGCAGGGCGCCGCCCGCGATCCCCGGGGATCCGCGCATCAACGCACCACGCTAGGATACTACTACGATGTTCACGATAATGGCATATCGTACGTCTACTGGCTAAAGCGCAAAACAGATATGAAAGGTCGGATGTCGGATGTCCGACGCCGACTCGGCTATACCGTTTTCCTCATTTTCGAATTTCGCGCGATTTCCGCGCGACTCGCGATTTCGCACCAAGCGCGCCACGCATGGGGTCGCGAGGGCAGCGCTCTACGGGATCCCTTGGACCCAGAGGCCTTCCTGCGCGGCTCCTTGCGGACCTTGCGCCGCCGGCAGAGCATAGACGATCTTGTCGTGCTGAGGCGTGAGCTGCAATGTGCGGCCGTCCACGATCTTCGTGTGCAAAACGACGGGCGCGGCGCCGCCCGCGAGGTCGACGACCTTGACGTCGCTCGTCACCGGATATGTCTGCGGCTCGCTGCGGTTGTCGGAGAACACGATCTTGCTTCCGGTGGCCGCGAGCACGCTGTCGACCCCCGGGAACGTCCGCACCACGCCGCCGGCGACGGCGCGTGCGTTGAGGGTGCCGCGATCGGGCTTGATGTTCGTGAGGTAGAGCACGTACGCGCTGTTCTCGGTGAACGCCGAGCGCGACACCTGACCATTTGCGCCCTCCACCAGCTTGTCCACCGCGGTGTTCAACTTCGAGGTGCTGGCCAGGAAGAGATCGCGGTGCTCACCGCCCTCGTAGGTGACCACCGTCGAGTAGAGCGCGTACGCGTAGTTCGGGCTGAACGCGCTGCGGGCCGAAAAGCCGACGGTCACGACCGGGGTCGGGTTGACGGTCGGGAGGCTGGTGCGCCTCAGTTGATCGTTCACCGTATAGAGGAGCGTGTTGCCATTGTCCGCGAAGGTCGCCCAGGTGACCCCGTTGTCGATCAAGGTCGCGCCGCGCGCGTCGCTGACCATGCCTCGCGAGTTGTTCGTGAGAAAGAAGACCCGCTCGCCGCGCGCATCGGCCACCCACGCCGGTTGCACATCGGTGGCGATCGACGAAGCGATCCAAGGGCCGGCGCTCCCGGCGGCCGGAGCATCGTAGCGCGCGAGCACCGCCGATTGGCTCCCCTCGATGCACGACACCGAGAGCGCACGGCGCTGCGCAAATCCGAAGCGCGGGCGGCACGTGGTGGACGAGCCTCGACCCATGGCAGGAATGAGCAGCTGCCTGCGCTCCGGCGCGTTGCTGGGCGCCACGTAGAGGTTCGCGGTGGCGGCGGTCACGTCGCTCGTGAAGAGGACGTACGCGCCATCGTCGGTTGCCGCGACCATGTCCTCCGCGAGGAGCGTGGGGCCCACCGGCTTCGAGCCGCCGGCTGCGGTCCAAATCGTCAGGTTGGCGGTGTTGTTCGCGTAATCGACATTCGTATATGCAAATACGACCGGCCCGCGAATCACCGCGAGCGCGGATTCGGTTGTGATGCGCGTGGGTGTCTGAGCGGGCTTCGCCGCCACCGCGTTCAGACCATCGCTGGTGTGATAAACGACGTACCCGTCACCGGTGACACCCGAGATGCTCCCGCTGGTGCCGGTGATCTTGTAGGGCGTGGTGTCGACGGGGACCTTCGGAACGTCCGCTCCCGCATCGGCCCCGGGGACGCTCCCGCCTCCGGGCCCCGGTTTCGGTCCCTCGTCGCTCGAGACATCGGCCCCCGTGGCGCACGAGGCCAGCACCCAAGGTACGACGCAAGCGAGACCGGCGAAACGCAACGCATGCTTCATGGCAATGCGATGCAAAAGCAAGGTGTGTGCGAGCCAGTGCGATGGGGGTGGATCGCCCTACGCGACGGCTACCTTTAGTTCTGCTCCAACAACCCGCGAAGCTTCGACGGCGCAATTTTATATTGTTGACGGCAGTAGTCGCACGCAATCTCGAGCATCTCGCCCTGCTCGGAGAGCTCCTGCACATCGCGCCGCGGGAGGGTCGAGAGCCCGAACAGAATGCGCTCCTCGCTGCAGTTGCATCCGAAGCCGTGCCCCGATTCACCCACCTCGGTGTACGGCATGCCGTAGAGCAACTCGGCCAAGAGCAAGCGGGGCTCGGCCAAGCGTTTTTCGAGCAGAGGGCCCATGGATGCAAAGTCCTTGAGCCGCTCGGTCATCACCATCAGCGGCCCCTCTCCAACATCGGGAAGGAGCTGCACGATGTAGCCTCCCGCGCGCAGGTCGTCCCCTTCTCCATGCGTGCCCACCGCGATCATGGAGACGACTTGCTCGGACGTCTGCATATAGCTCATGAGCGCCCCCGAGATGCCGCCCGACGCGGGCACCGCCACCACGCCTTGGTGCAAAGATCCGTTGTAAAGCCGTCGCGCCACCTGCAGGCGCGCTTCGACCCCCAGCTCGAACTGCTGCGTACTCGGAGCCAACTGAATGAGGCCTCGTGTCCACGGGTGGGTATCCGGGTTCGAGTCCGCGATCATCCTGCTGCGCTGATCCTCTGCCTGCAGAATGATCTGCACACGCTGATCGGGCGACATCGTCTCGCGGACCAAAATGGACCCCGTGATCAGATCCGCGAAGAGGGGCGCGAGGTGGCTCGGGGGCTTCTGAGCCTCGATCGCCGCACGCACGGTGCGGGTGCTCTCCACTGTGATCACACGAAATGCAGCGTCGTCTGTAAGAGCTCGAAGGACACGGTCGCCTTGAGCCGGGGAATTGGGGTCGGTCACGCGGCACTTATCATACCCGCAAACCTGGGCTCGTCCCGCTCCCGCTGCCGCCTTCGTGAAGGAATTCTCTCGGGTTTCAAGCCCGCCAGCGGGCTCGGCGTGGTTCTTGTGTGCACATCCAAGCGGGCTCGTTGGGCGCAGGACAGACCGGCCCCGGTGACGTCCAAAAGACAAGAAAGAGGGTAAGCACTAGCCAAGTGCGTCATCAGCATCTAAACTGAATGGCGATTCATTCATCATGGGTCACTGCCGCCTGGTGCGCGGCTTTCTACTAGGGAGCGTGACGTGTCGAAGCCCATTCCCGCCATCAACCGATACAAGGCCGATCTCCGCGAACTCAATTTCCTCCTTTTCGAGCAGTTCCGGCTCGGCGAGATCCTCGGGCGCGGCCCGTTCGAGGCCTGGGGCGAGGAGGAAGTTCGTACGTCGCTGGCCGAATGCTACCGCTTCGTTCGCGAGGTCACGGGGCCCCTCAACTCCCCGGCCGATGCGCAGGGCTGTCGCCTCGAAGGTGGAAAGGTCATCACCCCGCCCGGCTTCAAGGAGGCGTGGAAGCAGGTCTACGCGGCCGGCTGGAAGGGCGTGGGCATCTCCGCCGAGTACGGCGGCGCTGGCGCACCGAACAGCTTGCACATCTTGGTCGAGGAGCTGCTCTCCGGCTCCAATGTCGCCTTCAATATGTACCCGGGCCTGGCGTACGGCGCGTCCGAGCTCATCGAGGTCTTTGGAACCCACGAGCAGAAGGAGCTCTACTGCCGGCGCATGTTCGACGGCACCTGGGGCGGCACCATGAACCTCACCGAGCCGCAGGCCGGGAGCGACGTGGGCGCGAGCACCACCACCGCCAAGCGCAACGCCGATGGCAGCTACTCCATCCGCGGCACCAAGATCTTCATCTCCGGCGGCGATCACGATCTGGCGGAGAACATCATCCACCTGGTGCTCGCGCGGGTCGAAGGCTCGCCGGCGGGGACCAAGGGCCTCACCCTCTTCATCGTCCCCAAATTCCGCCCCAACCCCGACGGATCGCTGGGCAAGTTCAACGACGTCACGTGCGGCGCCATCGAGCACAAGATGGGCATCAACGGCTCGTCCACCTGCGTCCTCAACTACGGCGAGAACGACGCGTGCATCGGCTGGCCGGTCGGCGGCGAGGAGAAGATCAACCAG contains these protein-coding regions:
- a CDS encoding Hsp33 family molecular chaperone HslO; amino-acid sequence: MTDPNSPAQGDRVLRALTDDAAFRVITVESTRTVRAAIEAQKPPSHLAPLFADLITGSILVRETMSPDQRVQIILQAEDQRSRMIADSNPDTHPWTRGLIQLAPSTQQFELGVEARLQVARRLYNGSLHQGVVAVPASGGISGALMSYMQTSEQVVSMIAVGTHGEGDDLRAGGYIVQLLPDVGEGPLMVMTERLKDFASMGPLLEKRLAEPRLLLAELLYGMPYTEVGESGHGFGCNCSEERILFGLSTLPRRDVQELSEQGEMLEIACDYCRQQYKIAPSKLRGLLEQN